A genomic window from Mobula hypostoma chromosome X1, sMobHyp1.1, whole genome shotgun sequence includes:
- the LOC134340481 gene encoding interferon omega-1-like — protein sequence MALGRVWRVCSVWLFLTGTLTLGSEKLQLLQILNTKTLGKLDEMTQEKIHIVCQTLRQTNEIYGMSLGSATWPLKKVEGFRVLLHRQVRVLEECVWNPATESRPKGTIIIEKYFRKLRSFLKHKKFAECAWEIIRTETRACLQQILLIAAKTSRKY from the exons ATGGCATTGGGCCGTGTTTGGAGAGTTTGCAGTGTGTGGCTGTTTTTGACCGGGACCCTGACCCTGGGCAGTGAGAAGTTACAGTTACTGCAAATTCTGAACACAAAGACTCTGGGCAAACTGGATGAAATG ACCCAAGAGAAGATCCATATTGTTTGTCAAACACTGCGGCAAACCAACGAGATCTACGGCATGAGTTTAGGTTCAGCCACATGGCCCCTCAAAAAGGTGGAAGGCTTCAGGGTTCTCCTGCATCGGCAagtcagagtgctggaggaatgcGTGTGGAATCCAGCCACAGAGTCTCGGCCAAAGGGAACCATCATAATTGAAAAATACTTTCGAAAATTGCGAAGCTTTCTTAAACATAAG AAGTTTGCCGAATGTGCCTGGGAAATTATCCGTACTGAAACGAGAGCCTGTTTACAGCAGATCCTCCTCATCGCAGCAAAAACTAGCAGAAAATACTGA